The following are encoded together in the Serratia odorifera genome:
- the secB gene encoding protein-export chaperone SecB, producing MSEQNSTEMAFQIQRIYTKDISFEAPNAPQVFQQEWQPEVKLDLDTASSQLADEVYEVVLRVTVTASLGEETAFLCEVQQAGIFSVAGIDGTQLAHCLGAYCPNILFPYARECITALVSRGTFPQLNLAPVNFDALFMNYLQQQAEGEGAAPHQDA from the coding sequence ATGTCAGAACAAAACAGTACCGAGATGGCTTTCCAGATCCAGCGTATCTACACCAAAGACATCTCTTTTGAAGCGCCAAATGCACCACAGGTTTTCCAGCAGGAATGGCAGCCAGAAGTTAAACTTGATCTTGATACCGCATCCAGCCAATTGGCAGATGAGGTATATGAAGTGGTACTGCGCGTAACCGTGACCGCGTCGCTGGGCGAAGAAACCGCATTCCTGTGCGAAGTGCAGCAGGCGGGCATCTTCTCCGTGGCCGGTATCGATGGTACGCAACTGGCGCATTGCCTGGGTGCATATTGCCCGAACATTCTGTTCCCGTATGCGCGCGAGTGCATCACCGCTCTGGTTTCCCGTGGTACGTTCCCGCAGTTGAACCTGGCACCGGTCAACTTTGATGCGCTGTTCATGAACTATCTGCAACAGCAGGCCGAAGGCGAAGGTGCCGCACCACATCAGGATGCCTGA
- the grxC gene encoding glutaredoxin 3 gives MANIDIYTKATCPFCHRAKALLNSKGAAFNEIAIDGDNVKREEMIARSGRTTVPQVFIDGQHIGGCDDLYALDARGGLDPLL, from the coding sequence ATGGCTAACATCGACATCTACACCAAGGCGACTTGCCCGTTCTGCCATCGCGCCAAGGCGCTGCTGAACAGCAAGGGCGCGGCTTTCAACGAGATCGCTATCGACGGCGACAACGTAAAGCGTGAAGAGATGATTGCGCGCAGTGGGCGCACTACCGTGCCTCAAGTCTTCATCGACGGTCAGCATATTGGCGGCTGTGATGATTTATATGCACTCGATGCACGTGGCGGCCTGGACCCGCTGCTCTAG
- a CDS encoding rhodanese-like domain-containing protein has protein sequence MLQEIMQFVSNHPILSLAWIALLVAVIVMTFKSRFSKVKEITRGEATRLINKEDAVVVDTRSREDFRKGHIANAINLTASEIKSGSLGELEKHKAQPVIVVCANGTTSREPAENLSKAGFDNVTTLKDGIAGWSGENLPLARGK, from the coding sequence ATGCTGCAAGAAATTATGCAATTCGTTAGCAATCATCCCATACTTAGCCTGGCCTGGATTGCCCTGCTGGTCGCGGTGATTGTGATGACCTTCAAAAGCCGTTTCTCCAAGGTTAAAGAGATCACCCGTGGTGAAGCTACTCGCTTGATTAACAAAGAAGATGCGGTGGTGGTCGATACCCGCAGCCGTGAAGATTTCCGCAAGGGTCACATTGCCAATGCCATCAACCTGACGGCGAGCGAAATCAAGAGCGGCAGCCTGGGCGAGCTGGAAAAACACAAGGCGCAGCCGGTGATTGTGGTGTGCGCTAACGGTACAACGTCGCGCGAGCCGGCAGAAAACCTGAGCAAAGCCGGGTTTGACAACGTTACGACTCTGAAAGACGGTATTGCCGGTTGGAGTGGTGAAAATCTGCCTTTGGCACGCGGTAAATAA
- the gpmM gene encoding 2,3-bisphosphoglycerate-independent phosphoglycerate mutase, with the protein MSSNKKPMVLVILDGYGHREEPQDNAILNACTPVMDRLWQQQPHTLIAASGLDVGLPDGQMGNSEVGHVNLGAGRIVYQDLTRLDKDIQDGGFYTNPTLTAAVDNAVQAGKAVHIMGLLSPGGVHSHEEHILAMVQLAAQRGAKAVYLHAFLDGRDTPPRSAEDSLQRFSDAFDALGTGRIASIVGRYFAMDRDNRWDRVQLAYDLLTQAKGEFHADSAVAGLQAAYARNENDEFVKPTVIRAAGEASAEMQDGDALIFMNFRADRARQIARAFVNADFNGFPRAKIVKLADFVMLTEYAADIHTACAYPPASLVNTFGEWLMKHDKTQLRISETEKYAHVTFFYNGGVEQPFTGEDRVLINSPQVATYDLQPEMSSAELTDKLLNAIASGKYDAIICNYPNGDMVGHTGIYDAAIQAVETLDGCMAKIVDAVKAVDGQLLITADHGNAEQMRDPATGQAHTAHTSLPVPLIYVGKPATAVSGGKLSDIAPTMLTLMGMEIPQEMTGKPLFIVE; encoded by the coding sequence ATGTCGAGCAATAAAAAGCCTATGGTGCTGGTGATTCTGGACGGCTATGGCCACCGGGAAGAACCGCAGGACAACGCAATTCTCAACGCCTGTACGCCGGTAATGGATCGCCTGTGGCAACAGCAGCCACATACGTTGATTGCCGCATCCGGCCTGGACGTCGGCCTGCCGGACGGACAAATGGGCAACTCCGAAGTCGGCCACGTCAATCTGGGCGCCGGACGCATCGTCTATCAGGATTTGACTCGCCTGGATAAAGACATTCAAGACGGCGGCTTCTATACCAACCCGACGCTGACGGCAGCGGTAGACAACGCCGTTCAGGCCGGTAAAGCGGTGCACATCATGGGTCTGCTGTCGCCGGGTGGCGTACACAGCCATGAAGAGCACATCCTGGCAATGGTGCAACTGGCCGCACAACGTGGCGCCAAAGCGGTTTACCTGCACGCCTTTCTGGACGGTCGCGATACCCCGCCACGCAGCGCCGAAGACTCTCTGCAACGCTTTAGCGACGCGTTCGACGCGCTGGGAACCGGGCGCATTGCGTCGATCGTCGGCCGTTACTTCGCCATGGATCGCGACAACCGCTGGGATCGCGTGCAATTGGCCTATGACCTGCTGACTCAGGCAAAAGGCGAGTTTCATGCCGACAGCGCCGTCGCCGGGCTGCAAGCCGCCTACGCTCGCAATGAAAACGACGAATTCGTCAAACCCACGGTGATTCGCGCAGCCGGTGAAGCCAGCGCGGAAATGCAGGATGGCGACGCGTTGATTTTCATGAACTTCCGCGCCGACCGCGCACGCCAGATCGCTCGCGCCTTTGTCAACGCCGACTTCAACGGCTTTCCTCGTGCCAAAATCGTCAAGCTCGCGGATTTCGTGATGCTGACCGAATACGCCGCCGACATCCACACCGCCTGCGCCTATCCGCCAGCGTCGCTGGTGAATACCTTTGGTGAATGGCTGATGAAGCACGACAAAACCCAGCTGCGCATCTCCGAAACCGAAAAGTACGCCCATGTTACGTTCTTCTATAACGGCGGCGTGGAACAACCGTTCACCGGTGAAGATCGGGTGCTGATCAATTCGCCGCAGGTCGCCACCTACGATCTGCAACCGGAAATGAGCTCGGCCGAATTGACCGACAAGCTGTTGAATGCCATCGCCAGCGGTAAATACGACGCCATTATCTGCAACTACCCGAACGGCGACATGGTCGGCCACACCGGTATCTATGACGCCGCAATCCAGGCGGTTGAAACGCTGGACGGCTGCATGGCAAAAATCGTCGACGCGGTAAAAGCCGTTGACGGCCAACTGCTGATCACCGCCGATCACGGCAACGCCGAGCAAATGCGGGACCCGGCCACCGGCCAGGCACACACCGCGCATACCAGTCTGCCGGTGCCGCTGATTTACGTTGGCAAACCGGCCACGGCAGTCAGTGGCGGCAAGCTTTCGGATATCGCGCCGACCATGCTGACGCTGATGGGAATGGAAATCCCGCAAGAGATGACTGGTAAGCCGCTGTTCATCGTGGAATAA